The genomic interval attgttttttagcCGGAAaatgacaaaacaaaaagcGGCTTATTCTACTTATAATTGCTCCAAGCAGAGTATAAGCCACTTTTTCAAGTTCTAGGTTTGCACTTCGCCTGTCATATGGATGACAATAGTTCACGCATCCCCATGGTGGATGCGTAGTGATACAAACCCCAAATTgtaattcatagatccgacgcgcgcacgaatatccaatcagtaagcagcaaatagaagccagcgaagtgcaaccaaaatgtcccacaaaagtcccacaaattgtacaacatgtcgGATGAGGTCAGTGAGTCCTGCCCGGAGTTATTTTAAATACAGACGTTTATAGgggttttcctgcgacttggaAAATTAAACACAGTAACCTAAGATGATGGAAACTTGTCttgttgtccaagcttggtgaaaatcttgtgaGAATGAAGCATAGAAATATATAACTACGAGTTtggttgttgaatggaaacggCACGAATCCAgcttaaaatacgaaaaattGGAAATTATAAGATAAAGCGGTGCTCTCTACGGTAGGTACTAAgtgtttatgtgttttcaaagctatttttgtcgACTTGCAGTGAATTATGTGCTGGGAAAATCATAAGAGAAAGCCGAATTCGCTGTTTACGACCGACTTctaactacaagttttattGGCAAACGTCAAGATTTACAGTAAAAATACAAACGACAGTCTCATTCTTATATGTAATTGAAATGAACTAGGtataatatcaaacacaagtttaatggtaggacTAACACTGCTCTTGTaagtggtttgtttgctttttgtttttcgtttcttcgtAGAAAGTaaattttacgtgtttttctACAATTGAGTCCCAACTCTACACTAAAAGCGGCCGAGCAAAAAAAACAGGGCTAGCACTCTCTACGCTGACcggaaaatgcttatttgcttgtccagattcgcagaaaaatatctcaaaccaatctttttcggggtcgattgccgactttttgtgggacatttgtgggaccacatggctgttattgcaccatctctttcctgattggctattcgtgcgcgcgtgattgacatgtcggatctatgaattttAATAAACGCAGCTGCTCAATaaagcttaaaaacaaacgataAGCCCAGGTGTAGGTTCCGTGCGCGCGCTAGCTCTCGCCACTACGTCTTTGTCTTGGtcgtcattaaaaaaaaaactagcgaaaaaaaacaaatagggTATTGAATTTTGCGATATTAAAGTTCGTAGGAATAGGATTTCGCGGGGCCTAAATGTCGAGAAATTGAAGAAACCAATAAGGTATTTTAATTAAATTGTTCGCAATAGCTTCTCGGTTGTACGTAATCCTCATCAGTGTGGCTCATTCCTTTGGCTTAAAATTAGCCACAGTAGCTAAGGCCCTCAAGATCATATCACACACAGAGTTGGTGGCATAGAAAAGCGGTCATTAACTAAAACTTATGATTTATTGGACTGAGTGACATTTTAAAGGGTGTTTGAAACACTGGATGTTACTGTAAAACCATCGCAACAAGGTCTTGACGGCGTGTAGTCACTAAATTGCTATGTTTCTTGTCGACCCCTTTCAGGAGTTATCTGGCCTATCGAAGAGGCACCATTAGACCACACAGCATCAATTGACCTGGAGGAGCAGGAAGACTTGTACGTAGATATGGACAAAGGGGAAGTCTTGGATGACGACGGATTGTTTGAGGCGATGTGCAATAATGCCCAAAAGGCGGCATCTTTGGCCATGGGCAAGCGTCGCCAAGATGTGGACCAGCTGACGTTGGACAGTTACGATGATATACATGAAGTCCTGCCTAGTAACACCCAAGTCGCAGCAACTTTGGACACCGACGACATGTATGTAGATATGAAAAACCGTGCTACAAGTTCTGCTTTGAAGGAGAGGGCCGTTAGCTATGATATCCAAGATAGCTTGTGTGAGGTTGCTGAAGATGCTGTTAAGGAGGAAGAAGCCGAACGTCCAATCGCAATCTTTGGCTTAGACTCGTGTATCGCACGCGTGTCATCATCTGAGGAAAAGAGTTCGTTGTATGACGAGATTCCATCCCCACCAAATAGGCCATTcaaaaaaaaaggtaggtcTAATGAAAAGGTCTGATAACAAAATTcaacaaagttttatttttgtgatgTTTCTCTGTGTAACCTTTAAATACAACTTTTGCACCAGAATACACcatttttctaatggatttgTTTAACCTTTACATAATTTTTACACCAGGAtacatttaatttttttggatGGATCCATTTAACCCTTTGAGTAATATGTACAACAAAACCTACCAAAGATTCCTTTACTAATGGATCTATCTTATAAACATTTACGCAATATCTAAGAACATTTAGTAAGgaaaaacatttataacatTATAGCTGGTCTACGCAAAACCGAGCAAAGTTTTGTTTACAGCTCTATGCCATTAATTGTACCTTTGGAATTCTTATTGTTGGACTTGTTATTTATAAACAAAAGGCGCGTCTAGTAAGCGGGGACCCGATCTGACATTTGATGACACCAACTCAGCATCCATATCCATATGTCCTTGGGGACCAAGGGCGAGCCGTAGACCGGAAGCGGGAGTACGCGCGACGACGAAAGAAAGAGGGGTAAAAGACGTCTGTATAATGTATGGAACGGCACTATATAGTTATTTGGGAACTCGATTCATCTGAGTAGGTGTCATCAAATATCAGGTAACGTCTTCGCTTACTAGACGCGCCTTTTCGCTCTTACAGTTCATTACTGAAGAAATAATTTGAAGTAAAATTCTATAATAGGTTGACTGTTGTTCACTCAATCACTTAAATCCAACCACAAGATCTACAATAAACAAGAACACCAACTACATTGTCTACGTAATCAACACCGggtttttttcgattttttttttaacttgacATGAAAAGGTTTTAATTGCTATTTATAATTTGAATTCGTATGTACCAGGTGAAAGTTTTTAAACGACCACTAAGCCCTTGACCTAAAGCCAATTCCAGATCCTTTTTTGTTCCTGTTTCCGAAGTTCTCATGTGACACTTCAACACTTCCCCCAGCCCCTCTTACGGATATACTCAGTGCTAATACCGGACTCCTCCCATTCGCAGTCGCCAACATACCGTCACCCAAACCGCGGCCACCTAGGGCCTCTAAGATAGCCGCACCACCGGCTCCATCCCTACAAGCTGTCTGTATCGACCTCCCGGAACCTCCCCTGAAGGCTGGGGACTCACCGTTGAAAAGATCTGTAAAAGCACCACTACCACCTCCTCCACCTCAACAAGCTTCCCGGATCGACTACCGGGCTTCATATGGAGCCGCACCACCGGCTCCATCCCTACAAGCTGTCTGTATCGACCTCCCGGAACCTCCCCTGAAGGCTGGGGACTCACCGTTGAAAAGATCTGTAAAAAAACCACTACCACCTCCTCCACCTCAACAAGCTGCCCGGATCGACTACCGGGCTTCATATGGCGCTCCACCTCTTCCTCCGAAGAGAGGTGGAGGCCCACCTCTTCCTCCGAAGAGAGTCGCCAACATACCGTCACCCAAACCGCGGCCACCTAGGGCCTCTAAGATAGCCGCACCACTGGCTCCATCCCTACAAGCTGTCTGTATCGACCTCCCGGAACCTCCCCTGAAGGCTGGGGACTCACCGTTGAAAAGATCTGTAAAAGCACCACTACCACCTCCTCCACCTCAACAAGCTTCCCGGATCGACTACCGGGCTTCATATGGAGCCGCACCACCGGCTCCATCCCTACAAGCTGTCTGTATCGACCTCCCGGAACCTCCCCTGAAGGCTGGGGACTCACCGTTGAAAAGATCTGTAAAAAAACCACTACCACCTCCTCCACCTCAACAAGCTGCCCGGATCAACTACCGGGCTTCATATGGCGCTCCACCTCTTCCTCCGAAGAGAGGTGGAGGCCCACCTCTTCCTCCGAAGAGAGGTGGAGGCCCACCTCTCTTCGGTGCCATGGCTTTGAGGACAGGTGCCCCCTCAAAGGCATCGAAACCAAGTTTTGGTGGAAGAGGTCAACCACAGGTGTTCGCAACATCTGCTAGTGAAATCCTTCACCCGAGGCTAGCCCGAACTCCATCTGAACTCGCGCCCAAAGGAGTCCCATCACAGACTAATGATGAAGCTCCAGTTTTTATGTCCCGACTACAACTGTTGGAAAGTATTCGCGCGAAGAAAAAGACCAAGGAGACCGACAGAGAAGATATTATGAAACAGGATGACTCAGGTGAGGCCGATATTTTACGCAGAGAAGCCCACCAACATAGCATGGAAACAGAGCTAGAAGCTGATAGGAATGAGGCTGAAATGGGTGTTCGTCCGGTACCACGAAAGCGTGGTAAGAGGATGCTGGAAAAGAAGGCGGCGGAGCAGAAAAAGGAGGCGATGGAAGAGCCCTCGGAATCGTTGCAGAACAGAATGCGGAAATGGATGACCGCTGACAAGTTGTTGGAGCTGTTTGCGTCTCAGCATAACGTAAGTAAGAGAAATGAAGGAGACGGCGGGGGTTTTAAAGCACGCATAGATCAGTGTTGTTttatagggaccttaagcaagaaCGACGACGGTGGCAAGGACAACGAGATCTAAAAAGATGTGTTAGCGCTTGGTGATCAATTccaatttaattgcaatgcaataagcaaaacatgcgataaaaagataataaaaataaactaagacATTATTTTTACTGTAGCGAACGTAGTCAGAGGAGTTGACAGTGCAAATGTGCGCGTCCCCAATTTACCGTGAaagttggagttttcacgACATGGTTTGGTCTAAAACTAATGTAAAACTAATgcatcagacagaacgcattttcacAAGCTGCTATTTAATTCTGTATccaattccattgttttctgccttCGTCAATTATTACTAGAAATGAAAAATAGATTATGCAGTATCAACTTGCCAGTGGCTTTAAcccaccaaaaaaaatattcgacTTAGTGACTTTGTGATCTGCTTGCAGGATGGCTATTGGAGTGAGAAAGAACTGGAGGTCGCCTTTAGGATAGACTGCTCGTTCTTGTCAAGGCTTCTTGTGAATGCTGGTGCACAAAGTCTAGGTGAGAGGGGCACGCATGATAAAAAcacggaaaaacatgaaaaaaacatcaacgatgaatatgatgatgatgatggtcgtgctgctgctgttgatgatgatgattgcgattgcgatgatgatgatggtggtggtgacgtgatggtgatggtggtggtgatgatgatggtgatggtgatggtgatggtgatggtgatggtgatggtgatggtgatggtgatggtgatggtgatggtgatggtgatggtgatggtgatggtgatggtgatggtgatggtgatggtgatggtgatggtgatggtgatggtgatggtgatggtggtggtggcggcggcggcgaggacgacgacgacgacgacgaaaGCGaagatgacgacgatgatgacgatgatgatgatgataatcatAATTTTACGGTGATGGCAGTGACTAGGGCTCTaatatataagaatatattaGAGCCCTAGGTATCACCTCACCCTCCAGAATACACAGTAAAATGTAGATATATTCTAAGACTATCTATGACAATGCCAATTACATATAGTGTAAGTGTGTCAGCTTTGCTTGGGTCGAAAATGTCGACGGCCGGCGATGCTTTGTATCATTAGGATTAAGTTAAACCCCTACAAACCCTTCAACCAAACTTTCGCCTTACAGGTGACGAAGCGTTCGAAACAATCCTTAAGATGCTGACAACCATTATCACACTGGCCATCCTCAAGACTTACCTACCTGATCAGTTCCCAGTTTCTCTTGTCCAAGGCGTATCGAGTGAGGGCCTTGTGACTAGTGAATGGAGAAACCAAGTCGGGAGGGCGCTATCATGGCTAAGAAAGATGGACCGAAAGATGCCGTCCGTTTGCTCCCGTCTAGAGCTTGGGCCTGACTGGGACGTTGTGGCAAAGGGTATAATTGATGACAAGGTACATTTGATGATAGGGGTGCGCTGAGGAGCCTGGAACATTGAGCGCCCCGCAGGCTCAAATTCCATAAACAACAACCAAACATTTAACCAAGCGtttattaaagccgcattgtcaccagtttacttccggtcgattacgtaacaatttccgatgatttttaacggaaaacgcgaaaaatatttcaaaatatttaaaccagtgtgtctattggaagtttctttgagaatgtgatttataattttagagcggatggcctgttaaatatctcggattctaatagatccTTTTGTCCTTTAACCGTTGAGGTTttcgtcggacctccggaagtaaattggtgacaatgcggctttaggTGCGTCCATAATTTCACGTAAACTTGATATCAAAgagtatataataataaagtaATAGATAAAGACTATTTGCGTTAAGACTTGTCCCTAAACAGTGTGGCCATCTTACGAAAATCTCAAAATGAAAGAGTTTGTGTTTAGGCCACGTCAAATGCAAGACAAATagcctttcttttttatcttgcTGTCCTCCGTTGTAttgcgacccgcgttttcaaaacacgatttgttttggttttctgttccgtcagtaaaaccattttGATCCAATCAGAGTCttgctttgtgcacttccctggatATCTTCTGGGCGACAGTAAAAGaattaacaaaaaaaggaGAAATAAACTTTGTTTACATTACATTGTTTACCACATAGTTTTAATGATTAACTATGAttttttactgacggaactaTGATCAACACACCATGTCATTGTCATTCATCTTtgttacttaaaaaaaaaagataatactAAAATAATCACagcaaacaatattttttactcTTGTTATTTTGCgtctgtcaactttttattgGATTTTCGCGATTAAATCTCAAAACTGCGATTTTGATCATTCTGTCACGCAACTCCCGTCACGTGACTAATATTTAGAGACAAGTAACTCATCGGCGTCTATTTGAGCAAATGACGAATGTGCGCTAATGAGAGGAAATGCCAACTGAACACTTCAAATCGGAATCTTCAGGACCGTTTACTTTCTTTGCCAAAACGACTTATCAATATTTACACACGTTTTCTTTATAAGAACGTAAAATTTTCAGCTTTGGCTAGGCCTTGTTTTAGAGCATTctaaggctgaaaatgttcttgaattttagttttttatttaggtattcgaaaataaaaaaaaatgaattattaCAAGAGAATAACACAAATTTTCTAGAGTAATAAGTAGAAAAGTTGTTATTATGAACACGATTGATTCTGCGTTTCAGAACGCATCACACAGAGTCTAGAGCTTCGTTTGTTACTATGCGCTATAATTTCCAACATTTGCCTTTTCGTAATAAGAAATGTTTTCATCTTGGTAAATTGAATTAAGAGCATCTGTCTTTTCCGCTGAGTAACTATTAACACATTTTCTTGCGCAAAGGAAATTCATTTTAAGATCCACCTGGAAGGTTAGATATAAAAAGAAGAATAAGAAACAGAGAAAgccaaaagagaaaaaaggacAGAGATACTCGGAGATGACAGAGAGGCAAAGATAGGGAACAAGATGTGAGGCCACATAGGGGACGAATGTTTAATAAAGCAAGAGTGGAGGCAAACCCTCGTTGCCAATCCCCCGACAATTCTTTAATCTCACATGGACCGAATGGAGGAATTCTAATCAACAAACTACATAACGGCATCCGTGAATCTAAAGCTTTCAATTAATTCTACTATAGACGACTAATGGATAAATGTCATTCCGTCAGAACAGTGCGTCTAAATAGTATGATTCATCGCTTGATTTGCCAAAGGCTTCCGTCAGATCCCGTCGGACTTTGTTCCCCCAGGTCCAGTTTCCTGTCATCCGCATTTCAGACTTCTTGTAGAGCAGAAAGCGAATGTCTGTGACGCTTGAAAAATACCGCTCTTCGATGCCTGTGTTCACGCGCACAAATAAATATCTATCCAGGTTATCTAGTTTGAGTTTTCATCTAACAATGGTACCTTTATAAGCGGCTTGTAACCGTTTAAAATACGTTTAGCAACGAGCAAGAGAGCAAGCTTTAGCTGAGCATGTTAAAAATATCAAGCAAAAGTATGCTTGATTAGAATTTAGCAAGCGATAAACACTATTTACTTTCTTAATCAGAATGAATGATTCCATTGTCGATGTTTCTTTATCATTGTCAAAATCAAATATCTATCTTTTTCACTAAGCTTTAAAGATGGAGATGcagcataaaaaatacaaaatattgaaaaaaaaattgaaaatgttGCTTAAAGGGGAACGCTACTTTTGACGCTAAACCAACCCCAGTCTTCCCTGCGTGATCTCGCTTTTAAATTTTAGCTTTGCTTTACTTACAGAGACCAGCTTGTTCTGtgttagaataaaaaaagatgtaaAGTGTCCGTATTCAAAGGATGTTCAGTCGAGACGAATTACCGCATCAGTGTAAAAAATACGAATACCGCCACCACGGTGATGGGATACTTTCCTTCGACCCACAGTCTCCCAGACATAAAACATGGAAACCCggaagaatgttttttttttgtagttacCAAGTTAGACAAAAAATATCAGATATTGACCCATAATTTCTTTCAACGGTTTGGTGAAATAAATACTGATCGGGTATCACAAAGGAAACACGGTTTGTGTAGAAATCGCTTCATTTCTTGTTAATGGGAAATAAAACGTTTGGCAtgaagtttttctttttggtcGCTCTTACGTAACGGTCGCCACTGCGGCCTAGAGGTGAAAATCCGCGTATTCGTTAGGGAAATTGATCTTCCTAGCAACAGGAATAGCCTAAAAGCGAAAATGAATCGAAAACGCGTTAACGTGATTGAGACCTGTTTTGTTTCCCATCGTAGTTTTTAGGCAAAGGATGTTGTGCGAGGGATTGAAATACACGTTTAGTTACTCCAAAGGAAAAACTAACTGACTCATCGCTagaattataataattacGCTTCGTCACGTGGTCCAAAGCCAAAGGAAGTTGTAAGGCTGCTTATATGTTAGCGACAGCGGTGACCTTAGGCCAGTACACACAGGATGTTCAGCGAGAGAAGTATAGGAGAACCGTCACAAAACCTCCGTCCATAAGTACAGGAATGTGATCTTTACGTGTAGAACTCTCTTTAAGAGAGCTTTCATGTTGTTTTAATGGCAAATGCTGGGGCAGGATCGACTAACACGAAATCTGCTCAACCAAGCGAGGAACGGGAACTTGTGCTAAAACTACTCAACGAGAAACGGACGTTACTAGGCAAGCTACACGAGGAAAGGAAAGAAACTCTGCGATGGAGGAGTGAGTGTTTGCAACTACGGGAAGAAATTCAAGGATTGAAAACTGTTAAATTGCGGACAGGACTTGAGGACTTGTCTGTAGAGTCAGAAAATGTTCCGAATGAATCCGAGGATAATGCGAGTGTAGCGCGCGctttgcataaaaaaatctcaaTTCTGCAGTCAAAAATCCAAGagttaagaaaacaaaatgagaCTTTGGCAAGTCAGAAAAAAGTTTTGGAGAATGAGGTATTCAGACTTGCTAATTCTCTTAGTAGAATCGACCCGACATTAGAGACAGAGTTACTAAAGGAGCAGTTACTCGTATATGAAGAAGACTTTAAGAAGGAAAAAACTGACAAAGTTAACGCAGAGCAAAAGATATCAAGCTTGCAAGAGGAGATCCGTGAATCACAAGAATTAATTTCTAGTTTGACTACAGAGGTAGACATGTATAAGAGAGCATACGAGCGGGAGAAAGAGGAAAAAGAAATTTTGCTAGTCAGTAATAGCGCGGATAGAAATTCATGTTTAGAACTTCCGCTTTGCACGGGGCCAAGAAGTCAGCCGCATCGTACCAGAACTTTACCTAAGCCTACACTTCAAGTTGTGTACCCAGTAAGCGATATACAAGAACAACGAGATGATCTTAGACGAAGACAGCAGAGAGCAGGAGTGTATTCAAGAAACGCTCCAAATTCACCCACGAATCTGTCGAGTTTTTATAAAGATGCCCTCGAGTCGGACTGTTTTTGGAGCTCGTAAGAGGCAGGAAGTTAAAGAGCTATTACCTGATTcacggtaaaaaaaaaacttggttGTTTTTCAATTAGTATAAAGGGGAGATATCTGGCGATTTATTAGTTGGGGCTGTTATGAGAGTCAAGGTCTCCGACTGTCAATTCGTGGAATATTTTGTGCAAGTCTGACTTCCGTCTTGTAGAAACGTAGTATAATGGACTCTTTTTTCTCAGTAAAATGAGATAAGCAGCAAAAATAGCATTACAAGCCACGGGCTCTGGCGCTATGGATTATTTTAACGCTCAAGCCCAATATTCAATTTCCTTTGTCGCGCAGTAATTAATGTAATTTTGTACAGTTCCACAGAGccaaatatatatttgtacatacatttttttcaacgAATAATGACAAAGTTATTAAGGCCAAAAATGTCACAAGAAATCCATAGGTTTTACTTTGCTTACGTCGTTTCTATTGTATAAACTCACTCTATAtcaataaattataattttaatatCAAACTCTGTATCTGCTTTTATTATAAACTTTATGTAAATAATGAATCCTGTATTTTGAATCAAATTCTCCtggttttgaaaaataatggaATAATTCGATGTGGTGGTTGCTCTCGACACGGGGAATGGTGCTTTTTGTTACCGGAAGTATTTGTCAAAGGTTTGATTGACGTGAGTTTCCTGTCTGTTGTGCTTGACCGTGGTGTGTCACGCCATGTATCGTGCCGTGTCACGCCATACGCCAAAAAGCGCCGGTTGTTAAGGGATTGTATGAATCAATTCGAATTACTAAATATACCTTTTATAGTCGTAATAGGGTACTAATAACGAAAAGCAGTTGAAATTAATATACCACTAAtaacaaaaaagtaaaaaatagttataaaaatataaataatctTATTTTTAGCGATCTTTGAACTTTATATAATTGAGCGTGTCATAAATATCTTAATTTAGGGTTGGTGTTTAAAGAATGTCTTTGAACGGATCCTGTgcttttgtttacatttgaaaatacaacagtctatttaaaaaaattggaatAACTAagcaaatgattatttttttcatcgaaAGCGGCTTAGCTGCTCGCTTGAATGAGCGAAATTCGTAGAAAAACTAGCCAGCAACCCAACAGGCTGCGAAAAAAATcgagcaataaaaaaataagtcaCCTCTTTGccatcagatatcaaatggttcGTCCCTTATCCCGAATGCCTGTCACTTCGAAATGAATCAATGCAAAAGGCAACTGATGTGAAAGGATAAAAAACCATTGTAGCACCCTTGAAATGGGATTCAGAAAACAGACACATTTTGAGCCCCATTAGGAAAGTTCAAATTATAGATATTACACCTTCCCTTTTGTATGCCATGTGATAATCAGCAGACGTAGGAAGAGGGGGAGCTTGTGGGGGATGGGATTGGGATAGGAGGGGGCGTGTAGACCACACCCATCCGGGCTCTAATCACACTTTCGTGGAAACTGATCTTGGCCTGTCACGTACGGCTGCTTGGCCGGGTCGAAGAATTCCATACCAGACCACCTTTTCGTTGAGATGGGGTTGAAATTGACAAGCAAGGAAGTCTGATGTGAGACAATGTTGTTATGTGACAAGCCTTCCTGTGCAGATCCATTTGTGCCGCTCGATGTAGAGCAAGTGAAACGAGCAGTATAATAAGCTCTGTGCCGGAGGGTAACTTGGCTTTGGCCTTTTAAACTCTAGTGTATTAGCGTAGCGAGTAAAAGAAAGACATATGAATACATTCCCGTTATAGTCCTTTCCCATGAAAACTCAGTTTGCCAAGTATAATGGTTGGCACTTTTATTGGAAGGCTGTTATTTTGAAGCTCCTATTTTGGATGTCCTATTTGTATCCAACCTCAGAACAACACGCTGCACAAAATGCTGTCTGCTTTCTTTCAAGCAGAGGAAATCAAATCTGCTATGCATCAAATGTGGTTATTGATACCACAAAATTCGGCTCATTGATTTGCTCGCGAAAGATTACCAACAAGTTCCGTTGCGTCTGCATATTACTCGCTGACAGACAACAAACCGGCCGAACCGCAACCTCCTGATAAGGGCAAGCTACTGAGCCAACTGTTAGCATTGCTTAAAAGCGCTTTCACCGGCTTTTATGTAGTAAGGGCGTGTTGTATAGCTCCTGCGCTATGCTATAAGACGCCGCAAATTGTTTAACCGCAAGTTGGATAATGAAAAATCTACAAGGGcaggcgtacccaggatttgttggggggggggggggggggggggaaggtggGTGTTTATGCAGTAATAGTAATGGAAATGAATAATTTAACGACCCTTCAATATACAATGACCCCCTTCTTTGCGGCAACTGCGCAACCCCCAGGGTACGCGCGTGAATAAGTAATGAGACCATGGTGAAAACGATACGTTGCTTCTGCCCCATAGTCGATCTTATATAGCCTACACAACCTTCATGTGTTGAATTGTGCCGTGGTTTTCATTTGCGGTCGTCACTAACACTAGAGTTAGTTGACATTGAAGCGCTCTATTGCACTGGATCGTTGAAAGCCATGACCTCTCTTTTTGTCATAGCCCTGTTTCAAATTACCCGTGGTGCCCTCTGATGCTCGATATCCTCGATAAGGACGAATAGTTCAATGACAGCC from Nematostella vectensis chromosome 14, jaNemVect1.1, whole genome shotgun sequence carries:
- the LOC116602230 gene encoding TNFAIP3-interacting protein 3 — encoded protein: MANAGAGSTNTKSAQPSEERELVLKLLNEKRTLLGKLHEERKETLRWRSECLQLREEIQGLKTVKLRTGLEDLSVESENVPNESEDNASVARALHKKISILQSKIQELRKQNETLASQKKVLENEVFRLANSLSRIDPTLETELLKEQLLVYEEDFKKEKTDKVNAEQKISSLQEEIRESQELISSLTTEVDMYKRAYEREKEEKEILLVSNSADRNSCLELPLCTGPRSQPHRTRTLPKPTLQVVYPVSDIQEQRDDLRRRQQRAGVYSRNAPNSPTNLSSFYKDALESDCFWSS